TGTCCGCCCGATTTTCCGCCCGTCTGTATCCTGCGGGTTTGGCGTCGGGTATCAGCCTCGGGATAGCCATGCAGAGATCATCGGAAGGGAGCTGCGCTCCGTGCCGCTTCAGAACGGGAAAAATCAGTCCGGAGAGGCCTTCGCTTTCCTGTAGCGTTCCGGATCGAATTCGCTGAACGAGTTCTTCCCCGATTTCTTGGCTTCATACATGGCAAAGTCGGCACACTCGATGAGTTCATAGACGTTTTCCGTGTCCTTGCCGTACACGGCCATGCCCGCGCTGCAGAAGATCTTTTCCTGAACGTCGTCACCCAGCTGGACGGGACGGTTCATGACCAGCTCTTTCATCCTGTCCCAAACGGCCCGGATATCCTCTTTTTCAACGGTGTCATACCCGTGGATATAGAGCCCGAACTCGTCGCCGGCGATTCTCATGCAGATAAGGCTGTCGAAGGGCAGACGGCCCAGGCGGTCCGCAAATTCCTTCAGGTACCTGTCGCCGGCCGCGTGGCCGTAGGTGTCGTTTATACGCTTGAAGTCGTCGAGGTCCACGAAGGTGAAGATTCCACGTTTTTCGGGGGCCCGGGAGATTGCGAGTTCAATCTCCTGCCTGTACTGGTACCTGCTGACAAGACCCGTGAGGGCATCCCTGACGAGCCTGTTGTTGAGGTCCTGGTTCAGCCTGTTCAGAGCGGAGTTGGCTTTTTTGAGCTGCCGTTGGGTGTTCACCAGGTCGCTGTTCAGCTTCTGGATCTTTTCGAACTGCTCACGGATGACAGTATCGCTTCCCGTCATGAAATCGGTGTCCGACGCTTTCACCACGTCCATAAACCGGTGTATGGTGTCCCGCAGGACGGCCGCCGCAGGGTCGCCGTCGCGGAGATAATCATCATGTCCGTGGATGAGGATTGTGTCGCCCGTCGCCGTCACGCAGAGGCAGACCCCGGCTTCCGGAGAGGCGATGCTGAAACCGCCCTCGCACAAAAGGAGATTCTTTCCGGAGAGAGCCTTTTGGGCCATTCCGGCGATTCTTTCCATGTCGGCGGGGGAAAACAGCGCCGTCAACACCTTCTGGAAGGGAGAAAGAAGGTGGACGGGGTGGTACCAGAAGGTGTGGAGGATATTGAATTCGCGGTCACACTTGAACAAAAAGGAGGTTCCGCTTGTGTCCATTCCGGTTTCCTTTCCGGACCCGTTATGCGGCAAAAGTCTTGTGTGCCCAGCGAAGGAGCTCTCCTGCCGAAGGCGAATAGAAATCGATATCCCATTTTTTCCACAGTTCGTCCGTCGTATCGAAAGCCTGGCCGCCCACCGCGATTTTTACCCCGGGATGGGCTGCCCGTATGGCCTTCACCACTCTCTCGCAATCTGCAAGGTAGGGCGGCATCGTCACGGAAAGAGCCACGAGGTCGGGTTTGTGCTCGCCTATTGCCTCGACGACGGCCTGCCCGGGCAGGGCGGCTCCCAGGTAGAAGGTGTCCCATCCCTGGTACTCGAACATGTCGGACAGCATCCTGATTCCCATTTCATGGAGCTCGCTCCCGACCGCACAGGCAATCAGCGTCCTATTCTTCCGGGGGCTTTCGAAAATCTCATCGAAGAAACCGGACATGGCGGTCTGGGTCACCGATGTGGCATAATGCTCCCTGTCCACCGTTATGACGTTCCGGTGCCATAATTCGCCTATTTCGTGCATGACCTTCCTGAGGATCTTTTCGTAGATGTGCTCCAGGGGCACTCCCTGTTTCCGGGCGTCCCTGATGATTTCGTGAGCGTTTTTTGTCCGGCTTCGCAGAAGGGCGTCCAGGTAGGCTTTTCGGATGTCGTAGTAATCACCTTCGCTGAAAGATGTGGACAGTTCGATGTCTGTTACGGCTTCGGTAGTCACAGCGATTGCCAGGTCAAGATATTCCGCCGCTTTTCCCAGCTCGTCCCCGGTGAGGATTTCCGGGGCATGGTCGGCCAGGATTTCCGACATGATCCTGTAGTGGCCGGTCATGATCTCCATGATCCTGTCCCTGTCAAGGTCTTTCATCAGGTTGCACAGAAGCTCGTAGAGCCACCTGGCATATCCTTCGAAAATCCTGCCGTCGCTGAAATACACCGAGGTCATCAGAAAGCTGAGGTTGTAGACCACATCGTCGTACATCATCTTTCGTCGTCTCTCGTCCATCTGGCTTTCAAGCCCGGGGTCCCGTCTGAGCTGCTCTTCGAAGACCATCTGGGCAATTCTGGTGAACCTCTGATCTTCATAGTTCATCAAGAGACTCATTTTTCCATCCCCCTGTTTTTAATCAAAACGGTCCGGAAAAACCCGCATTGCCCTGTGAGCGCAAAGAGGACGTCACTTTCACAGCCCGGAACAGAAGGTACCAGATTTCTCCTCTGGGGAAAACAGCCTGATGAACTGCGCCGCCAATCCCGGGTCAAACTGCGTTCCCGCACAGGCGGCTATTTCACCGAGGGCGCAGTCGCGGCTCTGCGCCTTTCTGTAAGGGCGGTCATTGGTGATGGCGTCGTAGCTGTCGCAAATGGCGATAATCCGCGACATCAAGGGGATCTCGTCCCCCGACAGTCCGTCGGGGTATCCCCGGCCGTCATACCGTTCATGATGATGTCGGACCGCCTGCGCGATTTCCCGCACCTGGTCCATTTGATCCAAAGCGTTCGCTCCGTGTTCCGGGTGCATCTTAATGTACCCGTATTCCTCCCCCGTCAGATTTCCGGGCTTGTTCAGGATGCCGTGGGGGACAATGGTCTTCCCGATATCATGGACAAGGGATGCGTAGTGGATTTTCGTACTGAACTCCTCGGATATTTCGAGACTTTCCGCCAGCCGAAACGCCAGGGAGGCAACGTTCGAACAGTGGTCCTTTGTGTAGGGGTCATGGGTTTCCAGAAGCTTGAGGAAGGCCATGATGATGCCGTTCGTCATGTTCTTGTGAAGCAGGCGCATTTCCTCCTGCTTTCTGTCCACGATGCTCTGAAACCGGCTTTTCGTATTGGTAAAACTGAAAATGTTTTTCAGCCAGGTATCAACCTGGTACTGTGCTATGGCGTTGTTCTTGAAGCCTTCCGGCGGGATGTAATAGGGGTTTTCGTGAATTCTGCTCCGCCAGAGGATAAGGGGATGGAGCTGGATAATGTTCCGGATCATCTCGTGGGAAAACCTGTTTACGTTATACCGGCACAGGGCGGAAACAGGGTACCTGTCAAAGACGTACTCATTCAGCTTCCACTCGTACTCGATGATGAGATCCTCGCCGTCTTCGTAATCCAGAACCCAGCTGATCTCGCCAGTTATGGCAAGCCCGCTGTAGCCTTCCCTGACTGCGGTTTCAACCGTCGACTGGATCAACGAGATCAGCTTGTCCGGAGAAAATTTGCCGCCTTTCGAATACACGTCCGATTTTTCGAGCACGAGAAGTTCTCCGGAGGCGCCGGAACCGGCTGAGAGTCTTTCAACCCGCTGAAGCACGGCGGAAGAATCCACGTCCCCCGTGATGTAAAGACACCGCTCATTCCGCAGGAGGGCCGAATGGATGAATGAAGTCACATAGTCCTCGATTTCCTTCTCTTCGGCGTAGAGTGCGACCAGATGGTCCCCCGGCCGCACTTCCACGGCCTGGTTCAGCAGATCCTGCAAGGGCATGAAGACTTCCCCCCGTTCTCTCTTCACTCAGATTTCAGTGATTATATCCGATTTCTCGTCAAGGGAACGTGACGTTATGAAACACCACCATAATACAGGAAATTTTCTGATTATGGGTCTCTCGCGCTCTGATGTTGTCTCAACTGCAGATCCTTCCTCTTCGGGAGGAGGTGTCATTCTGAGGGCGAAGCCCGAAGAATCTCGGTTCGGTCTTTAAGACCTTTAAATCAGATCCTCCCCTCCGGGGATGCTCCGCCTCGGGATGACAGGAGATTTGTCATCCTGAACGAAGTGAAGGATCTGGTCTTAGGGTCTTCAGAATCAACCCCGAGATCCCTCCTCCCCTCCGGGG
The sequence above is drawn from the Aminivibrio pyruvatiphilus genome and encodes:
- a CDS encoding HD domain-containing phosphohydrolase, which codes for MKRERGEVFMPLQDLLNQAVEVRPGDHLVALYAEEKEIEDYVTSFIHSALLRNERCLYITGDVDSSAVLQRVERLSAGSGASGELLVLEKSDVYSKGGKFSPDKLISLIQSTVETAVREGYSGLAITGEISWVLDYEDGEDLIIEYEWKLNEYVFDRYPVSALCRYNVNRFSHEMIRNIIQLHPLILWRSRIHENPYYIPPEGFKNNAIAQYQVDTWLKNIFSFTNTKSRFQSIVDRKQEEMRLLHKNMTNGIIMAFLKLLETHDPYTKDHCSNVASLAFRLAESLEISEEFSTKIHYASLVHDIGKTIVPHGILNKPGNLTGEEYGYIKMHPEHGANALDQMDQVREIAQAVRHHHERYDGRGYPDGLSGDEIPLMSRIIAICDSYDAITNDRPYRKAQSRDCALGEIAACAGTQFDPGLAAQFIRLFSPEEKSGTFCSGL
- a CDS encoding GGDEF domain-containing protein; the encoded protein is MDTSGTSFLFKCDREFNILHTFWYHPVHLLSPFQKVLTALFSPADMERIAGMAQKALSGKNLLLCEGGFSIASPEAGVCLCVTATGDTILIHGHDDYLRDGDPAAAVLRDTIHRFMDVVKASDTDFMTGSDTVIREQFEKIQKLNSDLVNTQRQLKKANSALNRLNQDLNNRLVRDALTGLVSRYQYRQEIELAISRAPEKRGIFTFVDLDDFKRINDTYGHAAGDRYLKEFADRLGRLPFDSLICMRIAGDEFGLYIHGYDTVEKEDIRAVWDRMKELVMNRPVQLGDDVQEKIFCSAGMAVYGKDTENVYELIECADFAMYEAKKSGKNSFSEFDPERYRKAKASPD
- a CDS encoding cobalamin B12-binding domain-containing protein; the encoded protein is MSLLMNYEDQRFTRIAQMVFEEQLRRDPGLESQMDERRRKMMYDDVVYNLSFLMTSVYFSDGRIFEGYARWLYELLCNLMKDLDRDRIMEIMTGHYRIMSEILADHAPEILTGDELGKAAEYLDLAIAVTTEAVTDIELSTSFSEGDYYDIRKAYLDALLRSRTKNAHEIIRDARKQGVPLEHIYEKILRKVMHEIGELWHRNVITVDREHYATSVTQTAMSGFFDEIFESPRKNRTLIACAVGSELHEMGIRMLSDMFEYQGWDTFYLGAALPGQAVVEAIGEHKPDLVALSVTMPPYLADCERVVKAIRAAHPGVKIAVGGQAFDTTDELWKKWDIDFYSPSAGELLRWAHKTFAA